The following coding sequences lie in one Myxococcus xanthus genomic window:
- a CDS encoding thioredoxin family protein, with protein MTMRLAVGALLLLWGCATPPATPQRTLPAKAGPVFMENDWEGALQAGREGRRPVLVEAWAPWCQSCRSMRATVLTSPALDEWADRFVWLAVDTDADTSMAFLQRYPVDTWPTFFVLEPETGAVLARSLGAVSLPQLLGLLEQSERTFQQGRLGTEALVRADALALSGQHGEAAAAYQRTLEQLAPADARRAGALVSWSKSLAATGASADCMRVAARELPKLSRVDDRTRLLYVGMGCALDTDTDEARAVRGQFAEEANRALGAPETELTPLQRSSLYELACEAREASGDEAGLRDQARTWWAFLQRQATHANGAEERAALDSHRVMATALLDEPDAAIPLLERSERELPGDYNPPARLAALYLMAGRKDEALTASKRALALAKGVSRGTVLAGHARILMAHGERAHAERLLTEALSEMDRTPGIPQDHLQRKVLERTLARLRTSNGASPK; from the coding sequence ATGACGATGAGACTCGCCGTCGGCGCCCTGCTGCTGCTCTGGGGGTGCGCGACGCCTCCCGCCACCCCGCAGCGCACCCTTCCCGCGAAGGCAGGGCCCGTCTTCATGGAGAATGACTGGGAGGGAGCGCTCCAGGCGGGGCGGGAGGGCCGGCGGCCCGTCCTCGTGGAGGCCTGGGCCCCCTGGTGCCAGTCGTGCCGGTCCATGCGCGCCACGGTGCTGACGTCCCCCGCCCTGGATGAGTGGGCGGACCGCTTCGTCTGGCTCGCGGTGGACACGGACGCCGACACCAGCATGGCCTTCCTCCAGCGATACCCGGTGGACACGTGGCCCACCTTCTTCGTCCTGGAGCCAGAAACGGGTGCCGTCCTCGCGCGCTCGTTGGGTGCGGTGTCCCTCCCCCAATTACTGGGCTTGCTCGAGCAATCCGAGCGGACCTTCCAGCAAGGCCGCCTGGGCACGGAGGCGCTGGTCCGGGCGGATGCGCTCGCCCTCTCCGGTCAGCACGGCGAAGCCGCGGCGGCCTATCAGCGGACCCTGGAGCAGTTGGCACCCGCGGACGCGCGCCGCGCGGGCGCCCTCGTGTCCTGGAGCAAGTCGCTGGCCGCCACGGGCGCCTCCGCGGACTGCATGCGGGTGGCCGCGAGGGAGCTGCCGAAGCTCTCGCGCGTGGACGATCGCACGCGGCTGCTGTACGTGGGCATGGGCTGCGCGCTGGACACGGACACCGATGAGGCGCGAGCGGTGCGCGGCCAGTTCGCCGAGGAGGCAAACCGGGCCCTGGGTGCTCCCGAGACCGAGCTGACTCCGCTTCAGCGCTCGTCGCTCTACGAGCTGGCTTGCGAGGCCCGTGAGGCGTCCGGGGACGAAGCGGGGCTGCGCGACCAGGCACGGACCTGGTGGGCGTTCCTCCAGCGCCAGGCCACTCACGCGAATGGGGCCGAGGAGCGCGCGGCGCTCGATTCGCATCGGGTGATGGCCACCGCGCTGCTGGACGAGCCGGACGCCGCCATTCCCCTCTTGGAGCGCAGCGAGCGGGAGCTGCCCGGGGACTACAACCCGCCAGCCCGGCTCGCGGCGCTGTACCTGATGGCCGGGCGGAAGGATGAGGCGCTGACGGCGAGCAAGCGGGCCCTGGCCCTGGCCAAGGGAGTCTCCCGAGGCACCGTGCTCGCGGGCCATGCGCGCATCCTCATGGCACATGGCGAGCGGGCACACGCGGAGCGACTGCTGACCGAGGCCTTGAGCGAGATGGACCGGACGCCAGGCATTCCCCAGGACCATCTCCAGCGAAAGGTCCTCGAGCGAACCCTCGCGAGGCTTCGCACGAGCAACGGTGCGTCGCCGAAGTGA